In the Catenovulum adriaticum genome, ATTTTTATCACCTGAGCCAAGACGCAAATGCCGACTTAACTGAGCTTGCTAATATTCAACAAAAAATTGATAAATTAGATGGTTGGCAATTTGAACCTAAAATACAACAAGTTATTTCTCGGTTAGGGTTGGATGCCAACGCCTCGTTAAATGGTTTATCAGGTGGCTGGTTACGTAAAGTTGCCTTGGCACAAGCTTTAGTGGTTGAGCCGGATATTTTATTACTGGATGAACCAACTAACCATTTAGATTATCAATCAATTAACTGGCTTGAGCAATTTTTAAAAGATTATAATGGCGCTTTGGTTTTTATTAGCCATGACAGGGCTTTTGTACGTAATGTTGCCAACAGAATTGTTGATTTAGACCGCGGTCGTTTAATTAGCTTTGAGCGTGGTTATACCCAATATTTAGTGGATAAAGAAGCCTTTTTAAAAGCAGAAGAAGCAGAAAACAAAAGGTTTGATGACAAACTAGCCCAAGAAGAAGTGTGGATTAGGCAAGGGATTAAAGCCAGGCGGACTCGCAATGAGGGCCGAGTACGACATTTAGAACAAATGCGCCGAGATAGAAAACAGCGCCGAGAGGTACAGGGCACTGCTAACCTGAATTTAGATGAAGCTAATAAATCCGGTAAATTAGTTGCAGAGGTTAATCATTTATCCTATCGCTATGATGATAAATTAAATATAGTTGAAGATTTTAGCTGCTTAATTTTACGAGGTGACAAAATTGCCTTAGTGGGACCAAATGGTTGTGGTAAATCGACTTTTATTAAGCTCATTATGGGACAAATTACCCCAGATGCGGGTGAAGTTAAATTAGGCACCAATTTAGACATTGTTTATTTCGACCAATATCGAGCACAATTAGATGAAGACCAGTCGGTTATTGATAATGTAGCCGATGGCAAACAAGATGTTATTTTTAATGGCCAATCTCGTCATGCTTTAGGTTATTTACAAGACTTTTTGTTTTCGCCCCAGCGTGCACGCTCTCCGGTAAAATCTTTATCTGGCGGCGAAAAAAATAGGTTATTATTAGCAAAATTATTTTTAAAGCCAGCTAATTTATTGGTATTAGATGAACCCACTAATGACCTGGATGTAGAAACCTTAGAGTTATTGGAAGAGTTGATTGATAGTTATCAAGGCACTTTATTGTTGGTTTCACATGATAGAGAATTTGTCGATAATACGGTTACATCCAGTTTCTTTTTTCATGGAAATGGCCAAATTGAAGAATTTATGGGCGGATATGAAACCATTATTCCTCATTTAGCTGAGCGTGAAGCGCAAATAAAGCAAGCTCAAAGTGATAAATCTGAACCTAGTGCAAAAAAGTTGGTCGAAAAACCTCGAAATACAAAAGTAAAACTGTCATACAAGCAAAAACGTTTGTTAGAATCACTGCCTCAAACCATAGAGTCACTCGAAGTTCAAATTGCGGCACTACAAGATGAAATTAATTCACCAGAGTTTTTTACATTGCAAGCCGATATCACTCAGCAAAAACTGGATGAATTGGCAAAGGTTGAAACTGAGCTCGAAACCGCATTTGAGCAGTGGGAAGAATTGGAAAGTCTGGAAAACGAATAAATATGATAAATAAAATATTAAAATCAAGCGCGATCTTAGGGTATATAGCACTACAAACTTCGGTTTGGGCTGCAAATACAACAACATACCGAATCGAAGTGATTGAAACGCCGGAGGAGTATAAAAGTAGTTTTCCAATTGGCATAAACAATCAAGGTGATGTAGCAGCAGCTTTTCCAATTACTGGCAATCGATTTGAATTTCCTGTTGATGTGTCTTTACTGGATTTTGATCAAACTGACATTAGCTTGGCTGCCACTTTGTCATCTTTTAGTGATGGTAACTCTACGTTTTTAGACTCAGTTAAAAAAGGACGCTTTAACTCGACCAGCTTATCTTTCGTATTAAATTATCTTGCGGAATATAACGGTGATGGTGTACACCAACAAATAGGTCTGATGCGCGGTGCTTTATCTGATAAGGATAATTTAGAAGAGCTGGCAATATTTGATGTTGAGAACCCTGAAACTGATGAATATACCTATTTTCATACTGAACAAATAAACGATATTAATAGTTTAGCTTGGATAGCGGGCTCAACCAGTTCACCTTTGACCAAAACTGATATTGATGGCGATACTTGGTTAATGCCTGAGTTTATTCATCGTGGTTTTGTTCGTTTTTCCAATAGAGCAGTTACGTTACCGCCATTTTATGATGATGAAGATGCTTTAGGTGGTTTTAGTTATGCAACTGATATATCTGACTCTGGTTATGTTGTTGGCTATGCGTCTGTTGCTGGCAGCAGCACTTTAGATGCATTAATTGAAAGCTGCCGAATTAATAGAGATACCGTACCTGAAGACGTTTGCCTATGGCGAAATCTTAATAATGTGCAAGCGCAAAATAGTTTATTTAGAAATCGTGCTTATTTATGGAAAGTGAATGGCAATGGGGACATTACCGAAAAACGCTCGCTTGGGATTGCAATTGACAATCCAGATTTAGCTGAAAGTTTGGATTATACGAGTCGTGCATTTGCGGTTAATGATAAAGGGCTTGCGGTTGGCGAATCAAGCGTGATTGATGTTAATAACCAACTGAAAGTGCAAGCGGTATTGTTTAACGAAACCAATGTGTTTGCGATGACTAATCCACTTGAAAACCCACAAAGTCGCGCAATTGACATTAATAACAATGATATTGTAATTGGTACTATGTACGACACGGCTGGTTTAAGCGGGGTTCTAAAAAGTTTTTATTACGACATCGATAGTGGTTCGGTAGAAGTGACACCTCTTTCAGATTTTTTTGTGAGTGCGAATACCAAAGCTAAAGCAATTAATGACCAAAATATCATTGTGGGCGAAACTGATGCAGCTGGCCTAGCCAGTGGCACTAAACCCAAACATGGTTTTGTGTATGATATTTCAACGGATGAGATGCAAGATTTAAATGATCTACTTAGTTGTGAGACTGACTTTACCATTGTGGATGCAGTTGATATTAACGATGACGGTGTCATTTTGGCAAGAGCCTCTTTGGTGCAGACAGCACGTGATTTAATGGGCAATTCAGTGATTAATTCAAGTACTGATAGTTCTTCTATTGAGCAAGTAGAATACACGGTTAAATTAATACCTGACCTAATTGCCGCTGATAGCTGTGATGCACCAGATAATGAAGTGACCATTAAACGTAAAGGGGCAAGTTTTACCTCTAGCATACTGTTATTATTGTTTATTACATTTTTGTTTAAGAGACGTAATATTCATTCGAAAACAATCTAAAAACAGTCCACTATTCATTAATTCACTAACACCTGATAAATCAGTGTGTTAGTGAATTAACCTTTCAAAATGCTAAACCCGTCTACTTTTTTGATATTGCATTCCTACACTATTTTCGTTAATTTTTGAGTTGCTGCTTAGAGAGTTTAATCGGGATTTTGAGATCCTAAACGCGTTAAATTTTTACGTTGGTTATCCTCATTTAAGTTGGCATATATTAATTTTTCATCCGAATAAAATGGATAAGGAAAGCTAAATGAAAAGACAAAAGCGTGATCGTTTAGAAAGAGCCCAATCCAGAGGCTATCAAGCAGGTATCGTTGGTAAAACTAAAGAGTGTTGTCCGTATCAAGATGCTGATATTAAAGCTCAATGGCTTGGGGGATGGCGAACCGCTGTTGATGATAGAGTCTCGTTTTTTGGAGGAAAATAGAAAAAAGCCCGAAAGGGCTTTTTTCTTATCTGACATTTAAAAAGACGGGAATTAAAAAGACGATGTATCTTGGAATAAACCGACTTTTAAATCTTTAGCTTCGTAAATAACTTTACCATCAACTGCAACAGTCCCATCACCAATGCCCATGAAAAGCTTGCGTTTAATAACACGCTTTAAATCGATACGGTAAGTTACTTTTTTAGCCGTTGGTAAAATTTGGCCTGTGAATTTAACTTCACCTACCCCTAAAGCTCGACCTTTACCTGGGCCGCCACTCCAGCCTAAGAAAAAACCAACTAGCTGCCACATAGCATCTAAACCTAAACAACCAGGCATAACTGGATCACCTGGAAAATGGCAATCAAAAAACCATAGGTCAGGCGTGATATCTAGTTCGGCTTCAATATAACCTTTACCAGCGCTACCACCATCTTCTGTGATTGATACAATTCTGTCCATCATTAACATATTAGGAGCGGGTAGTTGGCTATTGCCTGGGCCAAATAATTCACCACGGCTGCAAGCAAGTAGCTCTTCTTTATTAAAACTATTTTGATTCATTAGCTATCATCTATATTTATTCAAGAAAAATCGCGCATACTTTAGCGAACAGGTGTTCGCTAAACAAGAGCAAGCCGTAAATTTAGCCACTTTTTCTGAAAAAAAGTGCTAATTTTTTAAAAAACGAGCGAGAATGTTCTAATTCTTGGCCATAATGTTCAAGTTCCTCCCTCACTTTATCAAATAAACTGACTTCGGTTTCTGATTCTGCTGGTAGCCCTGTTAATAAATGAGCTGCTTCATTGACATGTTTAATAGCATGTATTTGCAAGCTGCCCTGAGATACTGCATTAAGTATTTCACTACTTAAATTAAGGTGACCAATATTCGCATGTGGAATAATGACATGGTGAACTTGCGATGGTGACTTTAGTTTGGCCAGCACATAATAGCCTTCTATTTTTAAATCAATTCCACCCACAGCCAGAACATTACCTAATTGATCAATTGCACCTGTAAGCGCTACATTTTGTTTAATAGGCACATTTGAGATAGCAGATAATAACGCGTATAGCTCGGCTAAAGAGGCACTATCGCCATCTATTTCATGATAAGACTGTTCAAAAACAATATTTGATGAAATAGGTAAAGGGATATTTTTTGCAAAAACGCGGGCAACAAACGAAGATAAAATCATCATGGCTTTTGCGTGAATATTGCCGCCTAAATCTGATTTTCGTTCGATATCACCAATGTCGCCTTCACCAACAAAAATATTAGCGGTTATTCTGGAAGGTTCACCAAATTCGGCAAGTGCAGTTTCTACTACGGTTAAACCGTTTATTTGTCCAATGACTTCACCGCTAAAGTCGACTTTAATGGTGTTTTTCAATATTTGTTCAAAATTATATAAACGGCTGGATGAGTTAAATCCGTTTATATCTTGTACTGCCAACTCTACATCTGAGGCAATAAAATGTTTGGGTAGGCGACTCAATAAACGTTTGAGGTACGACAAATCTAATGAAAACCAGCTTTGCTCTTCAATTAAGCGAGCCAATGCCCATAAAATATTTTGCGTTTGCTCTATAGATAAATCAATTTCAAGTTTATGTTGACTGATGTAGTACGTCATAAAGTGGTTAAACGCGGTGACGGTTTCTATTTTAAGCTCAGTGATTTGATCTGCTTCTGTTATTTCATCGCAAGTTAATTTTGATAAAGAGGGTAAAATAAATTTTACGTTTTGGATTGCTTCATAATCGCCGGTAATAATAATTTGCTTATCAAATTTAAGTTTTTGATGGCGGTACTTATTATGTGTAACGTTACTGGTATCTTCGGTCATTAACCAACGGCTGGATAAATGACGGTTGCGGATGACTTTGCCTACTATATCAAGCAATTTGCTGTCTTGTAGTAAATCATTTGCATCTATTAAAATAGTTTGATTATTGGTTGTAAATAGTAGCCCAGGTTTAAATGCCACTCTATGATTTGGCTCTGTTGCAAAATAGCCTAGGAGTTCATCACTCGCCGTTTGCTTGGGCGCAAAAAAAGATAAGCCTAACCATCCTAAATAATCTTTCACAGGGTAATGCGTTGCCAACATATAAACATCAAAATCAGCTTGGATAACGCGACTAACAAATTGCGACAATTGAGGTAATAGTAAGTAAGGGTTCAACTCAGCCGTTTTATATGCAAGCTGCATATTATCGATTTTAGAATGCAGCGTTAGTTGTTCTGGTGTTAATAAAGTGCTGGTTGTGGTCATGTAAATTAACTCGTATGCATTAAATAAGCTGCATATTTATAAAGGTTTAAAATGAGTACAGTTAAGCAACAACATAGGCTGCCTCAGGCTGGACTTGTTTTTAATTGATAGTGGCCTTAAATTCAAGGCGTAAAGCATTCATTTTATAGCTTTTTGTTTATTATACTGGCTAACCAGTTAAAAGATAGTTTTGAACGTGGTCAAGTATCGACAGAGTAGGTAGATAAATGTATGATCTGCACCTTATTTTTTTGAGTCAAAAATTTTTTAATTTAAAAACATGTGGCCCTTGGTATGTGGTCACCACTGGATAAGGATTTACAATGCCTATAATTACTTTGCCTGATGGCAGCCAACGCGAATTTGAACAAGCGGTTTCTCCTATGCAAGTTGCTGAATCTATTGGCCCTGGTTTAGCCAAAGCAACTATTGCGGGTCGCGTTGATGGTGTTCGAGTTGATGCATGTGATGTTATTGACAAAGATGCGAAATTAGAAATCATAACAGCAAAAGATGAAGATGGTTTAGAGATACTTCGTCATTCCTGCGCGCATTTGTTAGGTCATGCTATTAAGCAATTATGGCCAGATGTAAAAATGGCAATTGGTCCTACGATTGATAATGGCTTTTATTATGATATCGATTTAGAGCATTCGTTAACCGCTGATGATATCGCGGCGCTTGAAAAACGAATGACTCAATTAGCAAAAACGAATTATCCGGTTATCAAAAAGACAGTAAGCTGGCACGAAGCCAGAGAAGTTTTTGTGAATCGCGGTGAAAGCTATAAAATAGAGATTTTAGATCAAAACATTAGCCAAGATGATAAACCAGCGCTTTATCATCATGAAGAATATATTGATATGTGCCGCGGCCCACACGTGCCTAACATGAAATTTTGTCAGCATTTTAAATTAATGAAAGTGGCAGGTGCTTATTGGCGTGGCAATTCAGACAATAAAATGCTTCAGCGTGTATATGGCACAGCATGGGCGGATAAAAAACAATTAAAAAGCTATTTAAAACGATTAGAAGAA is a window encoding:
- the fabA gene encoding 3-hydroxyacyl-[acyl-carrier-protein] dehydratase FabA — encoded protein: MNQNSFNKEELLACSRGELFGPGNSQLPAPNMLMMDRIVSITEDGGSAGKGYIEAELDITPDLWFFDCHFPGDPVMPGCLGLDAMWQLVGFFLGWSGGPGKGRALGVGEVKFTGQILPTAKKVTYRIDLKRVIKRKLFMGIGDGTVAVDGKVIYEAKDLKVGLFQDTSSF
- a CDS encoding S16 family serine protease, translating into MTTTSTLLTPEQLTLHSKIDNMQLAYKTAELNPYLLLPQLSQFVSRVIQADFDVYMLATHYPVKDYLGWLGLSFFAPKQTASDELLGYFATEPNHRVAFKPGLLFTTNNQTILIDANDLLQDSKLLDIVGKVIRNRHLSSRWLMTEDTSNVTHNKYRHQKLKFDKQIIITGDYEAIQNVKFILPSLSKLTCDEITEADQITELKIETVTAFNHFMTYYISQHKLEIDLSIEQTQNILWALARLIEEQSWFSLDLSYLKRLLSRLPKHFIASDVELAVQDINGFNSSSRLYNFEQILKNTIKVDFSGEVIGQINGLTVVETALAEFGEPSRITANIFVGEGDIGDIERKSDLGGNIHAKAMMILSSFVARVFAKNIPLPISSNIVFEQSYHEIDGDSASLAELYALLSAISNVPIKQNVALTGAIDQLGNVLAVGGIDLKIEGYYVLAKLKSPSQVHHVIIPHANIGHLNLSSEILNAVSQGSLQIHAIKHVNEAAHLLTGLPAESETEVSLFDKVREELEHYGQELEHSRSFFKKLALFFRKSG
- a CDS encoding DUF3466 family protein; amino-acid sequence: MINKILKSSAILGYIALQTSVWAANTTTYRIEVIETPEEYKSSFPIGINNQGDVAAAFPITGNRFEFPVDVSLLDFDQTDISLAATLSSFSDGNSTFLDSVKKGRFNSTSLSFVLNYLAEYNGDGVHQQIGLMRGALSDKDNLEELAIFDVENPETDEYTYFHTEQINDINSLAWIAGSTSSPLTKTDIDGDTWLMPEFIHRGFVRFSNRAVTLPPFYDDEDALGGFSYATDISDSGYVVGYASVAGSSTLDALIESCRINRDTVPEDVCLWRNLNNVQAQNSLFRNRAYLWKVNGNGDITEKRSLGIAIDNPDLAESLDYTSRAFAVNDKGLAVGESSVIDVNNQLKVQAVLFNETNVFAMTNPLENPQSRAIDINNNDIVIGTMYDTAGLSGVLKSFYYDIDSGSVEVTPLSDFFVSANTKAKAINDQNIIVGETDAAGLASGTKPKHGFVYDISTDEMQDLNDLLSCETDFTIVDAVDINDDGVILARASLVQTARDLMGNSVINSSTDSSSIEQVEYTVKLIPDLIAADSCDAPDNEVTIKRKGASFTSSILLLLFITFLFKRRNIHSKTI
- the uup gene encoding ATP-binding cassette ATPase Uup encodes the protein MNLYRITKAELAFGDHSLLKNADFHINRGEKICILGRNGAGKSTLLKVIAGEQQLDSGDTNIRSETKIARLPQDPPKASSGVVYQYVAQGLGEVGETLAHFYHLSQDANADLTELANIQQKIDKLDGWQFEPKIQQVISRLGLDANASLNGLSGGWLRKVALAQALVVEPDILLLDEPTNHLDYQSINWLEQFLKDYNGALVFISHDRAFVRNVANRIVDLDRGRLISFERGYTQYLVDKEAFLKAEEAENKRFDDKLAQEEVWIRQGIKARRTRNEGRVRHLEQMRRDRKQRREVQGTANLNLDEANKSGKLVAEVNHLSYRYDDKLNIVEDFSCLILRGDKIALVGPNGCGKSTFIKLIMGQITPDAGEVKLGTNLDIVYFDQYRAQLDEDQSVIDNVADGKQDVIFNGQSRHALGYLQDFLFSPQRARSPVKSLSGGEKNRLLLAKLFLKPANLLVLDEPTNDLDVETLELLEELIDSYQGTLLLVSHDREFVDNTVTSSFFFHGNGQIEEFMGGYETIIPHLAEREAQIKQAQSDKSEPSAKKLVEKPRNTKVKLSYKQKRLLESLPQTIESLEVQIAALQDEINSPEFFTLQADITQQKLDELAKVETELETAFEQWEELESLENE
- the rmf gene encoding ribosome modulation factor, which produces MKRQKRDRLERAQSRGYQAGIVGKTKECCPYQDADIKAQWLGGWRTAVDDRVSFFGGK